In the Mesoplodon densirostris isolate mMesDen1 chromosome 6, mMesDen1 primary haplotype, whole genome shotgun sequence genome, CTAGAAGTGAGCACCTCTGGGGAACAGGAGCGGGAGGGCCCAGACCCCGGGGCAGTCCCCCGTGGCCCTTCTGAAGAAGCAGAAGGCTGGAGCAGGCACCGGGGAGGCGCTCAGGCAGCTTCCCCTCCAGCTCCACGCTGAAGCCACCCACCCTGTATTCCCAAGGGGCCATCACGGGGCGTGGTCTGCACCACAGCCTGGCCTCACGCAGCCTCCCTTGCAGGGTAGAAAGACCGTCGGTAGGAAGGAGGCatccagagaagccaccgccctGCCGAGAGAGGCAGCCGGCCTCAAGAACGAGGAGCAGCGCCACAGCAAAGCTCCTGACGGGGGTGCCTGGGGGGCCCGGGCCTTGAGCACCCAGCTGCCTGCTGAGACCGAGGAGCCAGATGGAGGCACTGGGGAGAGCAGCCTCATCACCTCGCTGATTGGCCTGTGCAAGAGCCAGGTGCTGGCTGCCGGGACGCAGGGAGCAGGGATGGGGAGGGCGAGTTGCTGGGAGGGCACCTGGGGGCTCAGCCGCACGTCACTGAAGTCGTACCCTTATCCCCTAGAAAGGTCGGGTGGCCCTGAAGGCCCAGGAGAACCTGCTGGTCCTGGTAAGCGTGGCTTCCCAGGCCGCTGCCACCTACCTGGTGCAGAGCAGCCCTTGTTGCCCTGCCATCGTCGAGCACCTCTGCCAGCTGTACCAGTCCCTGCCCAGCTTCCTGGACCCCGCAGACATTGCCACTTTAGAGGGCATCAGCTGGAGGTAGGCGCTTGGCCAGGGAAGGCTGGGCTGCATCTTCAGGGGCTGGAAGCCCTGCCCGTCCGTCATCTTCCCCGGTGGTGGCTCTTCTTGTTTTCCAGGGGGGATGGGGACCCCTGCTGGCCACCGTCTTCCTGAGGTTACAGCCCATGCCCAAGGGCCTTCTCGCCTTCCAGGAAAGCATCACtttggcttctgccctcagagccCCCAGTAGAACTGAGCCCCAGCAACAGAGGTTCTAGGGCCGAGGGCAGAAAGGCCCAGCTTCCTGGATGTAGCTGAAGCAGGCCTCCCAAACCTCCCTCGCTCTCCCTCAGGTTACCCAGTGCCCCGTCTGATGAGGCTTCCTTCCCCGGCAAGGAGACCTTGGCTGCCTTTTTGGGCTGGTTTGATTACTGTGACCACCTCGTCACAGAGGCACACACAGTGAGTGGCGTGGGCGATGGCAGGGCTCTCTTGGGTGTCCCCCGCTTCATGGTGCTCTGTCTGTGTCTCTACCTCAAGGCCCCAGGGGGGTCTCTTGGGAGCTGGGTGGGGCCCGGGGTCAGCAGAGACCCTCTGCCTGTTGTTAGGTTCTGTGCAAGGACACAGCTGTTTCTCAGTGGAAAATTGTCGACTGGAGGTAAAATGTGTTTGAGACATGCTCTTTGGCGCTCAGGTGGTTTCGGATGCCTTGGCAAAGTCCGTGGCTGGGAAATTATTTGTGGAGATTCTGCAGCCCCAGCTCCTGCATGTGTAAGTTCTGTGCAGTTCCCTTGGGCGTAGCCATAGTCTGGGCGAACCGCCCACCCCACCAAGCCCCTTCCTGCGCCTGAGACCAGGGACCTCCTTGTCCAGAGTCATGGGAGTCTGTGGGCTCCATCAGTTGATGTTTGCCTGTTCCCCTGACACACTCGTGGCTCAGAGCTACGTGGGCTAACAAAGGCCTCCCACCCTTGGACTCTAGGACCTCGAGAGGGGTGGGGTGTGAGCAGAGAAATACCAGCTGAAGATGCAAGGGAACCAGGAAAGGGTGCTGCCCCCTACACCCCTTCCCTCCCTGCTCCTACTCTGGTCTGGCCTGCCCCGCCTGGCTCAGCGCGCCCTCCCCGTAGGTCTGAACAAAGCATCCTGACCTCCACCGCCCTGCTCACCGCCATGCTGCGCCAGCTCCGCTCCCCTGCGCTGCTGCGGGAGGCCGTGGCCTTCCTCCTGGGGAAGGACCAGCAGCCTGCAGCCCCTGAGGACAGCCCTCACACCCTGGGCGGCCACCTCATCAGGCACTGCGACCACCTCTCTGATGAGGTGAGGCGGGCAGGCCCTCCTCTCTAACCGCTCCCtggcccccaacccctgcccaaGGGACTTCCTGAAGCTTCTTCCCATTTGCATTAGCTTTGCAGGTGGTTGAGGCCATTGAAAtccaactccccacccccacccaaaaaaaaaaaaaagcagaaaaaggcAGTGACCCAGTGATTGGTAGCCAAACTGCTTTTGTCATGCAGTTAATTTTCTGTGATCACATACTTGTAATGGCACTTTTTATCttacaaaatgtttttatattcatttggcTTGTTTGAAGCTGACAGCTCCGGGCCATTTTTTAGACATGGAAACTAAGGCTCCGAGGAGCCAGTGGGCTTGCCTGATACCACACCTCAAATTAGTAATGGGACAGGGACCAGCCAGACTTCTGGTTCCTGGGCCAACACCCATCTGCTCCCCTTAAAACCTGCCACCGTAGCCCCCGGCTGGAGGAGGTGAGCCCCTCCTAGGGGGACTCCTCTTATCTGGGTGAGCACTTCCCAGGCATCCCTAGAGGCTGGGGTGGAGAAGGGGTGTCCTGCTGACCGCTTCTTGTCCCAGATCAGCATCGCCACGCTGCGGCTGTTTGAGGAGCTGCTCCAGAAGCCCCACGAGCAGATCATCCACAGCCTGATCCTGTGCCACCTCGAGGGCCGCCCTTACGTGGCCCGGGGCTCGCCCGAGCCCGAGAGCTACGAGGACACCCTGTAAGTGAACCTCAGTGCCTCGGGGAGGCCTCGACCCGTTCGGGACCCCCCCACCGGCCCCCAGCACCTCACACCAGTTCCTGCGTTCACTGGCGCCTCGCTTGTCTGCCCTGGCACAGAGATCTGGAGGAAGACCCCTACTTCACGGATGGCTTCCTTGACCCCGGCTTTCAACCCTCCATGaagcctccccctgcccctgtcACCAACCCCGATGGCAAAACAGCGGTGACCGAGATTGTCAACAGGTAGGAGCAGGTCAGGAAGTCTGAGCCACCTGAGTTTTGCTCCGTCTTTGGCCACAGCCCTGATGGGGTGCAGCCGGGAGAGTGCTCCCTCGGGGCTGGAGGTGGAGCGGGGAGAGCAGGGCGGCCCAGGCGGGGACACCTCCACACCGAGGGTCCTGTCTCTCAGTTTCCTCTGCCTCGTTCCTGAGGAAGCCAAGACCTCGGCTTTCCTGGAGGAGACCGGATATGACACGTACGTCCACGATGCTTACGGACTGGTGAGTGTCAAGGCCTCCGCCGGCGCCCAGTTCTCGCCGCTCAGAGCGCGGGGTTAATACACTCTGCCTCTGCGATCTCCCGCCCGAGGTGCTCCCAGCTCTGGCCAAGTGCCCGAGCCCCGCCTGCCTGCGCGGCTCCCTCTGTCCGCTGGTGCCTCCTGACCACTGGGTCCACCCCTTTTAACTCTCTCCTCCTGTTTCAGTTCCAGGAGTGCAGCTCCCGAGTGGCACCCTGGGGTTGGCCCCCAGCTCCCGCACCCCTGGACCCCCATGAGCCTGAACGGCCTTTCTTCGAGGGTCACTTCCTCCGAATGCTGTTCGACCGCATGTCCCGGATTCTAGAACAGGTGCCCGACAGGGCTGGACCCCTGCCACAGGGCGAGGGCCTCTGGAGTCCTTCAGGAGAGCAGGGCCCAGCCGTGGGGGTCCAGTCATCTTTTCTGGCCCCACGACCCCCCTCAAGCCCCACCTTTCCCCAGGCGGGAAGCCCCGTCTCGTCTCTGCTCCACACGCCCTGACGTGCCCTGGTCCTCGGCCCCAGGGAACCCGTGACACATCACATGCATCTCCAACCCCTGTGCGTGTTCACACTGGCCAGGCGccttgctggggggtggggggcgcaggAGTGCTCACCGCCTGTGCCAACCCTCGCTTGTCCACCGTGCTCCCCACAGCCGTACAGCCTGAACCTGCAAGTGACCTCAGTCTTGTCCCGGCTCGCCCTCTTCCCACACCCCCTTATCCACGAGTACCTCCTGGATCCCTACATCAACCTGGCCCCTGGCtgccggagcctgttctctgtgCTCGTCAGGGTAAGGATGCCCAGGCCAGAGGGAGCATGCCAGTGCTGAGGATAGGAAGGGAGGGGGACAGGATGGGGGTGCTGGGGGCTGCAGGAGTGGGCACCCTTGCCAGCGCCAGGGGAAAGCAC is a window encoding:
- the FHIP2B gene encoding LOW QUALITY PROTEIN: FHF complex subunit HOOK-interacting protein 2B (The sequence of the model RefSeq protein was modified relative to this genomic sequence to represent the inferred CDS: inserted 2 bases in 1 codon; deleted 1 base in 1 codon); this translates as MLSRLGALLQEAVGAREPSIDLLEAFVEHWKGITNYYIESTDENTPAKKTDIPWRLKQMLDILVYEEKQQAAAGEAGPCLEYLLQHKILETLCTLGKAEYPPGMRQQVLQFFSKVLAQVQHPLLHYLNVHRPVQKLLRLGGTVPGSLTEKEEVQFTTVLCSKIQQDPALLTYILEGRKTVGRKEASREATALPREAAGLKNEEQRHSKAPDGGAWGARALSTQLPAETEEPDGGTGESSLITSLIGLCKSQKGRVALKAQENLLVLVSVASQAAATYLVQSSPCCPAIVEHLCQLYQSLPSFLDPADIATLEGISWRLPSAPSDEASFPGKETLAAFLGWFDYCDHLVTEAHTVVSDALAKSVAGKLFVEILQPQLLHVSEQSILTSTALLTAMLRQLRSPALLREAVAFLLGKDQQPAAPEDSPHTLGGHLIRHCDHLSDEISIATLRLFEELLQKPHEQIIHSLILCHLEGRPYVARGSPEPESYEDTLDLEEDPYFTDGFLDPGFQPSMKPPPAPVTNPDGKTAVTEIVNSFLCLVPEEAKTSAFLEETGYDTYVHDAYGLFQECSSRVAPWGWPPAPAPLDPHEPERPFFEGHFLRMLFDRMSRILEQPYSLNLQVTSVLSRLALFPHPLIHEYLLDPYINLAPGCRSLFSVLVRVIGDLMQRIQRVPQFPGKLLLVRRQLMGQVPGEQLDHQTLLQGVVVLEEFCKELAAIAFVKFPHVVLTCAPLNPREGTSEPGTXDTSTQELPPTWHCCRRWPPGWGLGSISFTSRDLCLGGGLGFHSRVNSRRPWPLGSTRLGFKEWVSEVSEAKEQKRWLSGQHGVLGAFSGELGDGQVSPQTQSFMCPVPVTCLCGPSVAKAKT